One genomic segment of candidate division KSB1 bacterium includes these proteins:
- a CDS encoding HAD hydrolase-like protein produces MEVASEARKVLADFTPRHEFFVGIDSDGCVFDSMEIKHKECFIPNIIKFWGLQPVAKYAREAAEFVNLYSQWRGANRFPALVKALDLLREHPEVQRRKFVVPDVTALRKFIESGVPLGNPALRQAVASTNDPVLVRTLQWSEAVNASVADIVHGVPPFPLVRESLERLSQHADIMVVSGTPGEALQREWQEHDIARFAAMIAGQEVGSKKEQLRLATQGRYAPGRMLMVGDAPGDLEAARANNFLFYPIIPGREEDCWARFYNEIIDQFLAGKYTAELEAEFVGEFRARLPERPPWC; encoded by the coding sequence ATGGAAGTGGCAAGTGAGGCGCGGAAGGTTTTGGCAGACTTCACTCCAAGACACGAGTTTTTCGTTGGCATCGACTCGGATGGGTGCGTGTTCGATTCCATGGAGATCAAACACAAAGAGTGTTTCATTCCGAACATTATCAAGTTCTGGGGCTTGCAACCCGTGGCGAAGTACGCGCGGGAAGCAGCTGAGTTTGTTAATCTCTACTCGCAGTGGCGTGGGGCCAACCGTTTTCCGGCGCTCGTCAAGGCGCTTGACTTGTTGCGGGAGCATCCAGAGGTGCAGCGGCGGAAGTTCGTGGTGCCTGATGTGACTGCCCTGCGGAAATTCATAGAATCTGGCGTGCCATTGGGTAACCCTGCACTGCGACAGGCAGTGGCGTCTACCAACGACCCGGTGCTTGTGAGGACGCTGCAGTGGAGCGAGGCAGTGAATGCCTCGGTAGCGGACATTGTCCACGGTGTGCCGCCCTTTCCACTTGTGCGGGAGAGCCTCGAGAGGCTCTCGCAGCACGCCGATATCATGGTGGTGTCGGGGACGCCGGGAGAAGCCCTGCAGCGGGAGTGGCAAGAACACGACATTGCGCGCTTTGCGGCCATGATTGCCGGCCAAGAGGTCGGCAGCAAGAAGGAACAGCTCAGGCTGGCCACGCAGGGCCGGTACGCTCCAGGTCGGATGCTGATGGTGGGCGACGCTCCTGGCGACCTTGAAGCGGCGCGCGCGAACAATTTCCTTTTCTACCCGATCATACCCGGCCGAGAGGAAGACTGTTGGGCGCGATTCTACAACGAAATAATCGACCAGTTCTTGGCCGGCAAGTACACGGCCGAGCTGGAAGCGGAGTTCGTTGGGGAGTTCCGGGCGCGCTTGCCTGAGAGGCCACCCTGGTGCTGA
- a CDS encoding lactate racemase domain-containing protein, producing MLIGRGDPEGFLSEKEVREIALDALSQLQLANKRVLVIIPDLTRNAPIPLFFRLLLEAVRPTVKSLDFMIALGTHQPLSADRIAERVGVSTSEVQTCYKDICFINHAYDKADQLSLIGTISKEEIGEISGGLLKEAARVTVASALFDYDLLLILSPVVPHEVAGFSGGNKYLFPGVSGAEFISFFHWLSAIITNLVLNGIRDNPIRRLLDRAASFLPVPRLYFNMVYHQGALKGLYVGDNEEAWSRAADLSARVHIRYVDGPYTRVLGIAPPNYEDLWVAGKVMYKLEPVVADGGELIVCAPHISEISYTHGATLRRIGYHVRDYYLAQMERFSDVPRGVLAHSTHVKGAGSYEGGVERPRINVSLATAIPEDTCRQINLGYRDWRTIDLDEWRNREQDGVLLVEKAGEVLYRLRTTQP from the coding sequence ATGCTCATCGGAAGGGGAGATCCCGAAGGGTTCCTTTCGGAAAAAGAGGTTCGCGAGATAGCCCTCGATGCGCTTTCGCAGCTGCAGTTGGCGAACAAGCGCGTGCTCGTGATAATCCCGGACCTCACTCGCAATGCGCCCATTCCGCTGTTCTTCAGGCTCCTTCTCGAGGCGGTGCGACCCACAGTGAAGTCCCTTGACTTCATGATTGCGCTGGGGACGCACCAGCCCCTCAGCGCGGATAGGATTGCTGAGCGCGTCGGTGTATCGACCTCAGAGGTGCAGACGTGTTACAAAGACATCTGCTTCATCAACCATGCTTACGACAAGGCCGATCAATTGAGCCTTATCGGCACCATCTCCAAAGAGGAGATCGGGGAAATCTCTGGGGGACTACTGAAAGAAGCGGCCCGAGTCACCGTCGCGAGCGCGCTTTTCGACTATGATTTGCTTCTCATTCTAAGTCCTGTCGTCCCCCACGAAGTCGCCGGGTTTTCTGGGGGGAACAAGTACCTTTTCCCAGGGGTCTCAGGGGCAGAGTTCATTAGCTTTTTTCATTGGCTTTCAGCAATCATCACAAATCTTGTTCTAAATGGCATTAGGGACAATCCAATAAGAAGACTGCTTGATCGCGCTGCTTCCTTTCTGCCCGTGCCTCGGTTGTACTTCAACATGGTGTACCACCAGGGTGCGCTCAAGGGCCTCTATGTGGGAGACAATGAGGAGGCTTGGTCGAGGGCGGCTGATCTGTCGGCGAGGGTCCACATTCGCTACGTCGATGGGCCCTACACTCGGGTGCTGGGCATTGCGCCTCCCAACTACGAGGACCTCTGGGTGGCAGGTAAGGTCATGTACAAGCTGGAGCCTGTGGTGGCCGACGGGGGAGAGCTCATCGTCTGTGCCCCGCACATTTCGGAAATCTCATACACACACGGCGCAACATTGCGACGGATTGGCTATCACGTTCGCGACTATTATCTGGCACAGATGGAACGCTTTAGTGACGTCCCGCGTGGCGTGCTCGCGCACTCGACGCATGTGAAAGGGGCGGGCAGCTACGAGGGTGGCGTAGAGCGGCCCAGAATCAACGTGTCTCTCGCGACCGCCATTCCCGAAGATACCTGCAGGCAGATTAACCTTGGGTATCGCGACTGGCGAACAATTGACCTCGATGAGTGGCGGAACCGGGAGCAGGACGGGGTGCTGCTCGTGGAAAAGGCCGGAGAAGTGCTCTACAGGCTGCGGACAACCCAGCCGTAA
- the gndA gene encoding NADP-dependent phosphogluconate dehydrogenase — MDKHLIGVIGLGVMGQNLALNLERHGYSVAGFDLDEKKRLEFSRKVAGKKAAAYPTLEEFVVHLEVPRKILIMVPAGQAIDAVISSLRGQLAAGDILIDGGNSHFLDTERRLRELEGTGILFVGSGISGGEEGALWGPAIMPGGNPLAWPHLREMLQAIAAKADDGTPCCTWIGPGGAGHFIKMVHNGIEYADMQMISEAYFLMARLLALSAEEMSVVFENWNAGPLKSYLIEITARVLRKRDEETGKPLVELILDTAEQKGTGKWTSQAALDLGVPAQTIAEAVLARMLSALKEERVRAADQLSGPRPVPAKDRDEFIEKIRQALYAAKICSYAQGFQIMRAADRDYWWHFDFGAIASVWRAGCIIRAQFLDRIREAYQRASDLANLMLDAYFREALHSCQQAWREVIVRAVENGIPCPALGSALAYYDGYRSAVLPANLIQAQRDYFGAHTYRRVDKPGVFHTVWTD, encoded by the coding sequence ATGGACAAGCACCTCATTGGCGTGATTGGCCTGGGAGTAATGGGCCAGAACCTTGCTTTGAACCTGGAGCGCCACGGTTACTCCGTCGCCGGCTTTGACCTTGATGAGAAGAAGAGGCTGGAGTTCAGCCGCAAAGTAGCGGGCAAGAAGGCTGCCGCTTACCCCACGCTCGAGGAGTTTGTTGTGCACCTGGAGGTCCCCAGGAAGATCCTCATAATGGTGCCGGCAGGCCAGGCGATCGACGCCGTCATCAGCAGTCTGAGAGGGCAGCTTGCCGCCGGGGACATCCTCATCGATGGCGGGAACAGCCACTTCCTGGATACCGAACGCCGCCTAAGAGAGCTTGAGGGGACAGGCATACTTTTCGTTGGCAGCGGCATCAGCGGTGGTGAAGAAGGAGCCCTTTGGGGCCCAGCCATCATGCCGGGAGGCAACCCCCTAGCGTGGCCCCATCTCCGCGAGATGCTTCAGGCTATCGCCGCGAAGGCCGACGATGGAACCCCGTGTTGTACCTGGATCGGGCCTGGCGGCGCTGGGCACTTCATCAAGATGGTGCACAACGGCATAGAGTACGCCGACATGCAGATGATCAGCGAGGCGTATTTCCTCATGGCGCGGCTCCTCGCCCTCAGCGCGGAAGAGATGTCTGTTGTTTTTGAAAACTGGAACGCTGGCCCCCTCAAGAGCTATTTGATTGAAATCACCGCCCGGGTGTTGCGCAAGAGAGATGAGGAAACGGGCAAACCGCTGGTTGAACTCATTCTAGATACTGCAGAGCAGAAGGGGACAGGGAAGTGGACCAGCCAGGCCGCTCTTGACCTCGGTGTGCCGGCGCAGACAATTGCCGAGGCGGTCTTGGCCCGCATGCTGAGCGCCTTGAAGGAAGAACGCGTACGGGCCGCGGACCAGCTATCTGGCCCAAGACCTGTTCCTGCGAAGGACAGGGACGAGTTCATCGAGAAGATACGCCAGGCTCTTTACGCGGCAAAAATCTGCTCCTATGCTCAAGGCTTCCAGATAATGCGGGCTGCCGACCGCGACTACTGGTGGCATTTCGATTTTGGCGCGATCGCTTCCGTATGGCGGGCGGGCTGCATCATTCGCGCACAGTTCCTGGACAGGATCAGGGAAGCCTACCAAAGAGCATCCGACCTGGCCAATCTAATGCTGGATGCGTATTTCCGCGAGGCGCTGCACAGTTGCCAACAAGCGTGGAGGGAAGTTATTGTGCGGGCGGTGGAGAACGGAATCCCTTGTCCGGCTCTGGGTAGTGCCCTTGCCTACTACGATGGCTACCGGAGCGCGGTATTGCCTGCCAATTTGATTCAGGCGCAGCGCGACTACTTTGGAGCACACACGTACCGACGAGTCGACAAGCCGGGCGTATTTCACACCGTGTGGACAGACTGA
- a CDS encoding glucose 1-dehydrogenase — protein sequence MGYLEDLFGLDGKVAVVVGGGGVLGGAMCLALAKAGARVVVVDLDLEKASARAAEIAALGREAIALRADAANKSDLAAAAQAVEEAFHRVDILINAPGINSATPFFEIGEEEWNKILDVNLKSMFLACQIFGRKMIEQGEGGSIINISSASSGPPLSKVFTYSISKAGVNNLTQSLAREWAPHRVRVNAIAPGFFPAEQNRRLLTEDRTKAIFSHTPMRRFGEPEELAGAVLWLASEKASSFVTGAIVRVDGGFSAMTI from the coding sequence ATGGGTTACCTCGAGGATTTGTTCGGTTTGGACGGCAAGGTTGCGGTCGTCGTCGGCGGAGGTGGTGTGCTCGGCGGTGCCATGTGCCTGGCTCTGGCAAAGGCCGGTGCGAGAGTGGTCGTGGTTGACCTGGACTTGGAGAAAGCTTCGGCACGAGCCGCCGAGATAGCTGCGCTGGGCAGGGAGGCCATCGCGCTGCGCGCAGATGCCGCAAACAAGAGCGACCTGGCAGCCGCGGCCCAGGCAGTTGAAGAGGCCTTCCACCGGGTTGACATCCTCATCAACGCGCCAGGGATAAACTCTGCCACGCCGTTCTTCGAGATTGGCGAAGAAGAGTGGAACAAGATTCTCGACGTCAATCTGAAGAGCATGTTTCTCGCTTGCCAGATTTTTGGCAGGAAGATGATCGAGCAGGGAGAAGGGGGGAGCATCATCAACATCTCTTCGGCCTCGTCTGGACCTCCGCTGTCGAAAGTTTTCACGTACAGCATTTCCAAGGCCGGAGTGAACAATCTGACGCAGTCTCTGGCAAGGGAGTGGGCCCCGCACAGGGTGCGTGTTAACGCAATTGCCCCGGGCTTTTTCCCGGCGGAGCAGAATCGGAGACTGCTCACCGAGGACCGCACTAAGGCCATCTTCAGTCACACGCCGATGAGGCGGTTCGGCGAACCGGAAGAACTTGCCGGAGCAGTGCTGTGGCTGGCTTCAGAGAAGGCCTCGTCTTTCGTCACCGGGGCGATCGTTCGCGTGGACGGCGGGTTCTCAGCAATGACTATCTGA
- a CDS encoding tagaturonate epimerase family protein: MELGKYSFGLGDRFGLQGKALLQAVIEARALGVEITPVWNKSYREHLIVGSTPAETRKEADEAVQALAWKGPYFVDADHVTAKSVTFFVQYCDFFTIDVAEQIGKPPLPGRLEDFLRRNEKYLGELTISSGARFHITRAELEQIGRRYLAAIDEAEEVYRLIALHRKGAPFVLELSMDETAEPQHPVELFFLLSEVARRGIPLATIAPRFPGKLYKGVDYEGNVEDCARHFALMLETLQLAIGEFALPKTLKLSLHSGSDKFSLYGPIREALLRYDAGLHIKTAGTTWLEELAGLAEVGSDGLTAAKEVYRKAYQRLEELVTPYSAVTRIAPQKLPDPAEVDRWSEQEFLSALRNDPGNARFNADFRQLLHVAYKIPAEMGTRYTALVLKHEDTISANVTKNLLQRHIRPLFVGE, encoded by the coding sequence ATGGAGCTGGGAAAATACTCATTCGGTCTCGGAGACCGTTTCGGTTTGCAAGGGAAGGCGCTTCTCCAGGCCGTGATCGAAGCCCGGGCGCTGGGTGTGGAGATCACGCCGGTGTGGAACAAGTCCTACCGGGAGCACCTCATTGTCGGCAGCACGCCTGCAGAAACGCGGAAAGAAGCAGATGAGGCCGTGCAGGCCCTGGCGTGGAAAGGGCCTTACTTCGTCGACGCTGACCATGTCACGGCCAAGAGCGTCACCTTCTTTGTGCAATACTGCGACTTTTTCACGATTGATGTAGCCGAGCAGATAGGCAAACCACCACTGCCCGGCCGCCTCGAGGATTTTCTGAGACGCAATGAGAAATACCTGGGCGAACTGACAATCTCCAGCGGCGCGCGGTTCCACATAACGAGGGCCGAGTTGGAGCAGATCGGTCGCCGCTACTTGGCCGCCATCGATGAGGCGGAAGAGGTCTACCGTCTGATAGCCCTCCACAGGAAGGGCGCGCCTTTTGTCCTTGAGTTGTCCATGGACGAGACCGCTGAGCCGCAACATCCTGTCGAACTCTTCTTCCTGCTTTCGGAGGTGGCGCGGAGAGGGATCCCCCTTGCCACCATTGCGCCGAGGTTCCCCGGAAAGCTCTACAAGGGCGTGGACTATGAGGGGAACGTGGAGGATTGTGCGCGACACTTTGCTCTCATGCTCGAGACTCTGCAGTTGGCAATCGGGGAGTTCGCTCTTCCAAAGACTCTGAAGTTGAGTCTGCATTCTGGAAGCGACAAGTTTTCCCTCTACGGGCCGATTAGGGAGGCCCTGCTCAGGTACGATGCGGGCCTGCACATTAAGACCGCGGGGACAACGTGGCTTGAGGAGTTGGCAGGGCTGGCAGAGGTCGGCAGCGACGGCCTCACTGCCGCAAAGGAGGTCTACCGCAAAGCCTACCAGCGGCTTGAAGAATTGGTCACGCCTTACTCGGCAGTCACGAGGATTGCTCCCCAGAAACTGCCTGACCCGGCGGAAGTAGACCGGTGGAGCGAGCAAGAGTTCCTATCTGCCTTGCGAAATGACCCAGGGAACGCTCGTTTTAATGCGGATTTTCGGCAGCTACTTCATGTGGCCTACAAGATACCCGCAGAGATGGGAACCCGCTACACCGCCCTCGTGTTGAAGCATGAGGATACCATTTCGGCCAACGTGACGAAGAACCTTCTGCAGCGTCATATTCGACCTCTTTTTGTCGGAGAGTGA
- the uxaC gene encoding glucuronate isomerase — protein sequence MRKKRTLAADRFFDPDRKTRKIARSLYDGVRDLPIVSPHGHVDPRIFAENRPFPDPTELILMPDHYIFRMLYSQGIPLEWLGIPTVDGTPVETDHRKIWQRFADHYFLFAGTPTSLWLEYVFAEVFGVSKKLDSSSAMQIYDEMSEKLRSPEFLPRSLFERFNIEVLTTTDAATDTLEHHRRIRESGWQGRVIPCFRPDGVTDLLAKGWRENIGKLSEVSGIEIVAYAKFLEALEERRRFFKSMGAVSTDHAVETPLTHELSRRQAEVIFQRALKGKATAQDAAQFTAHMLMEYARMSIEDGLVMQIHPGCFRNHNQFVFRRFGPDKGCDIPVATEYTRNLHELLNKYGNDTRLTLIVFTLDESAYSRELAPLAGHYPAMRLGPPWWFHDSIEGMMRFRKMVTETAGFYNTVGFNDDTRAFPSIPARHDLARRMDCNFLAGLVARKIIDMDQAKRLSRALAYDLPKQAYKL from the coding sequence ATGAGGAAAAAAAGGACGCTTGCTGCTGACCGCTTCTTCGACCCGGATCGGAAGACACGCAAAATCGCGCGGTCGCTCTACGACGGCGTCAGGGACCTCCCCATAGTCAGCCCGCATGGCCATGTGGACCCGCGCATTTTCGCCGAGAACCGTCCTTTCCCTGACCCCACGGAGCTGATCCTTATGCCGGACCACTACATCTTCCGCATGCTCTATTCGCAGGGCATCCCACTGGAGTGGCTGGGCATCCCCACTGTGGACGGAACGCCTGTGGAGACCGACCACCGCAAGATTTGGCAGCGTTTCGCCGATCACTATTTCCTGTTTGCGGGTACGCCCACTTCCCTGTGGCTCGAGTACGTGTTCGCAGAGGTGTTTGGGGTCAGCAAGAAGCTGGACAGCAGTTCCGCGATGCAGATCTACGATGAGATGTCGGAGAAGCTGCGCAGTCCGGAGTTCTTGCCTCGTTCTCTCTTCGAGCGATTCAACATAGAGGTGCTCACCACCACTGATGCGGCAACCGATACGCTTGAACACCACCGCAGGATCAGGGAGTCGGGTTGGCAGGGCAGAGTAATTCCCTGTTTTCGGCCGGACGGAGTGACCGACCTCTTGGCGAAAGGGTGGAGGGAGAACATCGGCAAGCTGAGTGAGGTGAGCGGCATCGAAATAGTTGCGTATGCGAAGTTCCTCGAAGCGCTGGAAGAACGGAGACGTTTTTTCAAGTCAATGGGGGCCGTATCCACCGACCATGCCGTTGAGACTCCCCTTACGCATGAGCTGAGCCGGCGACAGGCTGAGGTCATCTTTCAACGTGCCCTCAAAGGAAAGGCAACAGCCCAGGACGCTGCGCAATTCACGGCGCACATGCTGATGGAATATGCGCGCATGAGCATCGAGGACGGATTGGTAATGCAGATCCATCCCGGCTGTTTTCGCAACCACAACCAGTTTGTTTTTCGCCGCTTTGGTCCGGACAAGGGGTGTGACATCCCAGTGGCAACAGAGTACACCAGAAACCTCCACGAACTATTGAACAAATACGGGAATGACACCCGCCTGACACTGATTGTCTTCACATTGGATGAGTCGGCCTATTCCAGGGAGCTGGCTCCCTTGGCCGGGCACTACCCTGCAATGCGCCTTGGGCCTCCCTGGTGGTTCCACGATAGCATCGAAGGAATGATGCGCTTCCGGAAGATGGTGACCGAGACGGCCGGCTTCTACAACACGGTGGGCTTCAACGATGACACCCGGGCCTTTCCATCCATCCCGGCTCGACATGACCTGGCGCGGCGAATGGACTGCAACTTCTTAGCTGGTTTGGTGGCGCGCAAGATAATCGACATGGACCAAGCCAAGAGGCTGAGCCGCGCCCTGGCCTACGATCTCCCGAAGCAGGCGTACAAACTCTGA
- a CDS encoding TRAP transporter large permease, with product MDLSVVTLVVSFVLLLAMNVPIAIAISIATTLTMLFTISPLPALTTVAQRMATGINSFTLLAIPFFILSGQLMGRGGIARRLIDLAKALVGMLPGGLAYVNILACMFFGAISGSAAAATSAIGGFMIPTMKREGYDVNFSTAVTVTGATTGLLIPPSNVLIVYSLASGGVSIAALFIAGYLPGILLGLGLIAVAGAIAVVKKYPVGEKVAVLEGLRRLLDAIPSLLLIVVVIGGIIAGFFTATEASGIAVLYSFVLSVALYREVRMRELPQILLKTVETTAIVMLLIGASSGMSWILSYENIPQNVSAALIALTDSKVAILLIINIVLLIVGTFMDMTPAVLIFTPIFLPVVVRLGMSPLHFGIVLVLNLCIGLCTPPVGSVLFLGCGVGNTSIARITRTLVPLYLGMIVVLLIVTYVPWLSLSLPKLFGYH from the coding sequence ATGGATCTGTCGGTGGTAACGCTGGTGGTGAGCTTTGTTCTTCTGCTCGCTATGAACGTGCCCATAGCGATCGCCATCAGTATCGCGACAACCTTGACGATGCTCTTCACCATCAGCCCCCTGCCGGCTCTCACGACCGTTGCCCAGCGTATGGCCACCGGGATCAACAGCTTCACGCTGTTGGCCATTCCTTTTTTCATCCTGTCCGGTCAGCTTATGGGCAGAGGGGGGATTGCCAGGCGCCTCATTGACCTCGCTAAGGCCCTGGTAGGGATGCTCCCCGGAGGGTTGGCGTACGTCAACATCCTCGCCTGCATGTTTTTTGGGGCCATTTCCGGATCCGCGGCTGCGGCCACCTCAGCAATCGGTGGCTTCATGATTCCGACCATGAAGAGGGAGGGGTATGACGTCAACTTTAGCACCGCAGTTACAGTGACAGGAGCGACCACGGGGCTGCTCATCCCCCCATCGAACGTGCTGATTGTCTATTCATTGGCCAGTGGAGGTGTGTCCATCGCGGCTCTCTTCATCGCCGGTTACCTGCCCGGGATTCTCTTGGGCTTAGGTCTGATCGCCGTGGCTGGGGCAATTGCGGTAGTTAAGAAGTACCCGGTCGGCGAGAAGGTCGCAGTCCTCGAGGGTCTCCGTAGACTTTTGGATGCAATTCCCAGCCTCCTGCTCATTGTCGTCGTCATCGGCGGCATTATCGCCGGCTTTTTCACTGCTACGGAAGCAAGCGGGATTGCCGTCCTCTACTCCTTCGTCCTCTCGGTGGCGCTCTATCGAGAAGTGAGGATGCGCGAGCTGCCGCAGATCCTCCTCAAGACGGTTGAGACGACTGCCATCGTCATGCTGCTGATTGGAGCCTCCTCGGGAATGTCCTGGATTCTTTCCTACGAAAATATTCCGCAGAATGTCAGTGCGGCCCTTATTGCTCTCACCGACAGCAAAGTAGCTATCTTGCTCATCATCAACATTGTTTTGCTCATCGTCGGCACGTTCATGGACATGACCCCGGCAGTCCTTATCTTCACGCCGATCTTCTTGCCCGTGGTCGTTCGCCTTGGCATGAGTCCGCTCCACTTTGGCATTGTCTTGGTTCTGAACCTTTGCATAGGCCTGTGTACTCCGCCGGTCGGCTCGGTGCTCTTCTTGGGATGTGGCGTGGGCAACACGAGCATTGCCCGCATCACGCGCACGCTGGTGCCGTTGTATCTGGGCATGATCGTCGTCTTGCTCATCGTCACCTACGTGCCCTGGCTCAGCTTGTCCTTGCCCAAGCTCTTTGGATACCACTGA
- a CDS encoding TRAP transporter small permease, translated as MTKLTKCITNALGIFLSFLMATMVLDVTWQVFTRFILRNPSSYTEELARFQLMWVGVLGASYAYRTKAHLGIDVLATKLTGTKRRILEVAINLSVLFFALFVMVVGGVRLVQLTFTLGQVSTALGVPMGYVYSVLPISGFLMIYFALHFIVEALREERAPAVDSQVGEPT; from the coding sequence ATGACAAAGTTGACCAAATGCATCACCAACGCCCTCGGCATTTTCCTGAGTTTCCTCATGGCGACCATGGTGCTTGATGTGACATGGCAGGTGTTCACGCGCTTCATACTTCGCAATCCCAGTTCGTACACCGAGGAGCTGGCCAGGTTTCAGCTGATGTGGGTCGGTGTGCTTGGGGCCAGCTATGCGTACCGCACCAAGGCACACTTAGGCATCGACGTGCTGGCCACAAAGCTGACAGGCACCAAAAGGAGAATTCTTGAGGTGGCGATAAACCTTTCGGTACTTTTCTTCGCCCTGTTCGTGATGGTGGTTGGCGGGGTACGTTTGGTACAGCTCACCTTCACTCTCGGACAGGTGTCTACCGCCCTGGGGGTGCCAATGGGGTACGTCTACTCGGTACTGCCGATTTCGGGTTTTCTCATGATCTACTTCGCCCTTCATTTCATCGTGGAAGCGTTGCGTGAAGAGCGAGCCCCTGCTGTTGACAGTCAGGTCGGGGAACCCACCTAA
- a CDS encoding TRAP transporter substrate-binding protein, whose translation MRRGLLLVLIAALLISCSQSGGRTRVLKLAHALDTNHPVHKGMMYMAERVAEKSHGRLRVDIYPSGQLGDERELIELLQIGSLSMTKVSTAPLEAFVPEMEVFGIPYVFRDDEHRWKLLRGDIGRRLLLAGERFLLRGMCYYDAGSRSFYTKKVPIMQPGDLRGLKIRVMNSPTSFRMIQALGGSATPIPWGELYTALQQGVVDGAENNPPSFYFSRHYEVCKYYCLDEHTSIPDILLMSTTVWRSLSPEEQKWLQEAVDESVDYQRRLWQESSAEALREVQKAGVQVLHPDKAAFRQAVQEMYASYRGTPVYDLIQEIQRVE comes from the coding sequence ATGAGACGTGGTCTGCTGCTTGTCTTAATTGCAGCTCTCCTCATTTCTTGTTCGCAGTCCGGCGGGAGGACGCGCGTCCTGAAACTTGCGCACGCCCTGGACACTAACCACCCCGTGCACAAGGGCATGATGTACATGGCCGAACGCGTCGCCGAAAAGTCCCACGGGCGGCTCAGAGTTGATATTTACCCAAGCGGGCAGTTGGGCGACGAGAGGGAACTGATCGAGTTACTGCAGATCGGCAGCTTGTCCATGACCAAAGTGTCCACCGCCCCCTTGGAGGCCTTCGTTCCTGAGATGGAGGTATTTGGCATTCCATACGTGTTCAGGGACGACGAACACCGCTGGAAGTTGCTGCGTGGCGACATTGGCAGGAGATTGCTGCTGGCAGGGGAGAGGTTCCTGCTCCGCGGCATGTGCTACTACGACGCTGGCAGCCGCAGCTTCTATACGAAGAAAGTCCCGATTATGCAGCCAGGCGACCTCCGCGGGCTCAAGATTCGCGTCATGAATAGCCCAACTTCCTTCAGAATGATACAGGCGCTGGGTGGTTCGGCAACACCGATCCCGTGGGGTGAGCTCTACACCGCCCTCCAACAGGGTGTAGTGGACGGAGCAGAAAACAACCCGCCCAGCTTCTACTTCTCGCGTCATTACGAAGTCTGCAAGTACTACTGCCTGGACGAGCACACATCAATCCCCGACATTCTCCTGATGAGCACCACGGTGTGGCGGAGCCTTTCACCAGAGGAGCAAAAGTGGTTGCAGGAGGCGGTGGACGAGTCGGTGGACTACCAGCGAAGGCTTTGGCAGGAGTCCTCGGCGGAGGCCTTGCGGGAGGTGCAAAAGGCCGGGGTTCAGGTGCTGCACCCGGACAAGGCTGCGTTCCGGCAGGCCGTGCAGGAGATGTACGCTTCGTACAGAGGGACGCCTGTTTACGACCTGATTCAGGAAATTCAACGGGTCGAGTAG
- the kduD gene encoding 2-dehydro-3-deoxy-D-gluconate 5-dehydrogenase KduD, with translation MILDKFRLDGKVAIVTGAARGLGQAMAIGLAEAGADVVVVDVLDMAQTARHIEELGRRCTAVTADLRKIESVDPIVRQALEHMGSIDILVNNAGIIRRAPVLEFELKDWDEVMDVNVRTLFFLTQAVAKVMVQQGRGGKIINIASMLSFQGGILVPSYTASKSAVMGLTRLLANELAPHHINVNAIAPGYMATDNTAPLRADPLRSKAILERIPAGRWGEPEDLKGVVVFLASEASSYMHGYTVAVDGGWLAR, from the coding sequence ATGATTCTTGACAAATTTCGCCTGGACGGGAAAGTCGCCATTGTCACCGGCGCTGCACGTGGACTGGGGCAGGCCATGGCCATCGGCCTGGCCGAAGCAGGGGCCGACGTGGTGGTTGTAGATGTCCTGGACATGGCACAGACCGCACGGCACATCGAGGAGCTGGGCAGACGGTGCACCGCGGTGACAGCGGATTTGCGAAAGATCGAAAGCGTCGACCCCATCGTGAGACAGGCCTTGGAGCACATGGGGTCCATTGACATACTGGTCAACAACGCCGGTATCATCAGGCGCGCCCCGGTGCTTGAATTCGAACTGAAGGACTGGGATGAGGTGATGGACGTCAATGTGCGCACGCTCTTTTTCCTCACCCAGGCGGTGGCAAAGGTGATGGTTCAGCAGGGGAGAGGGGGAAAAATCATCAACATTGCCTCGATGCTTTCTTTTCAAGGGGGAATCCTTGTGCCGTCATACACAGCCTCAAAGAGCGCGGTGATGGGTTTGACACGCCTGCTGGCCAATGAGCTCGCTCCCCACCACATCAATGTCAACGCGATTGCCCCAGGGTACATGGCCACCGACAACACGGCTCCCTTGCGTGCTGACCCCCTGCGCAGCAAGGCAATTCTCGAGCGGATCCCTGCAGGAAGATGGGGCGAACCAGAGGACCTGAAAGGTGTGGTCGTTTTCTTGGCATCCGAGGCCTCGTCCTACATGCACGGCTACACGGTGGCGGTGGACGGTGGATGGTTGGCGCGTTAG